One genomic segment of Hemibagrus wyckioides isolate EC202008001 linkage group LG08, SWU_Hwy_1.0, whole genome shotgun sequence includes these proteins:
- the tbx22 gene encoding T-box transcription factor TBX22, producing MAMQSLSEAGERESVACPRSQGLSRRAHAFSVEALVGNSRKRMKIEKAKDEKIETSDCDLDTSTGTVVDEGEDSEYQIKENIQSASKPAEEKTEPDTQIQVELQGSDLWSRFHEIGTEMIITKAGRRMFPSIRVKVRNLDPFKQYYIAMDIKLVDSKRYRYVYHSSQWMVAGNTDHSCITPRLYIHPDSPCSGETWMRQVISFDRVKLTNNEMDDKGHIILQSMHKYKPRVHVVVHEPSLDVSQIVALPTEGVCTFSFPETQFTTVTAYQNQQITKLKIDRNPFAKGFRDPGRNRGVLDGVLDSYPWRNPFGLNLKPFTVEMQGENCGSSESCGDISSLKRHLPHSSSLLSHPFTLSGPDSDLHSLSVPLCSKLTSLNTSFTSRPHYSLIPDRFRGYSGLRPLTDYPMLSPLHCKKIGGCRGQCLHSHCLFSIQSLQESRNSGAQEDTATSSLMSPYGLYSYSLPFRPHFSSITSSSKPADSIILASSESLLRQTAWHSSVNHCL from the exons ATGGCCATGCAAAGTCTGAGTGAAGccggagagagagagtcagtcgCCTGTCCGCGGTCGCAGGGCCTGAGTCGAAGAGCGCACGCTTTCTCTGTGGAGGCTTTAGTGGGAAACAGCCGCAAGAGAATGAAAATAGAAAAGGCGAAGGATGAGAAGATAGAGACAAGTGACTGCGACTTGGACACATCGACTGGGACTGTAGTGGATGAAGGAGAGGACAGCG AGTATCAAATCAAGGAAAATATTCAGTCCGCAAGCAAACCTGCTGAGGAGAAAACCGAGCCGGACACACAGATCCAAGTGGAACTGCAAGGTTCCGATCTGTGGAGCAGATTTCACGAGATTGGAACAGAGATGATCATCACCAAAGCGGGCAG GCGAATGTTTCCATCTATCCGGGTGAAAGTGAGGAACCTGGACCCGTTCAAACAATACTACATCGCCATGGACATCAAGCTCGTGGATTCAAAGAGATATAG GTATGTGTATCACAGTTCCCAGTGGATGGTGGCTGGAAACACAGACCACTCGTGCATCACCCCGCGGCTTTACATACACCCGGACTCGCCATGCTCCGGAGAGACATGGATGCGCCAGGTGATCAGTTTCGACCGGGTGAAATTAACAAACAACGAGATGGACGACAAAGGCCAT ATCATCCTGCAGTCCATGCATAAGTACAAGCCGCGCGTGCACGTAGTCGTGCACGAGCCATCTCTGGACGTATCGCAAATCGTTGCGCTCCCGACTGAAGGCGTGTGCACCTTCTCCTTCCCCGAGACCCAATTCACAACCGTAACAGCTTATCAAAACCAGCAG ATAACAAAACTGAAGATTGACAGAAACCCCTTTGCCAAGGGCTTCAGAGACCCAGGAAGAAACAG AGGTGTACTAGATGGTGTGCTGGATTCTTACCCTTGGCGAAATCCATTTGGCCTTAATTTGAAGCCATTTACTGTGGAGATGCAAG GTGAAAATTGTGGGTCATCAGAGAGCTGTGGTGACATTTCCTCTCTGAAAAGGCACTTGCCACACTCCAGTTCCTTGCTCTCCCATCCGTttaccctctctgggcctgacAGTGATCTACACAGCCTCAGTGTCCCCCTCTGCTCTAAACTGACCTCTTTAAACACCTCCTTCACAAGCCGACCCCACTACAGCCTCATACCAGACAGATTCAGAGGTTACTCAGGGTTGCGACCCTTGACGGACTACCCCATGCTGTCTCCTCTTCATTGCAAAAAAATAGGAGGTTGCAGGGGCCAGTGCCTCCATAGCCACTGCTTGTTTTCCATCcagagccttcaggagagtcGAAACTCTGGAGCTCAGGAGGATACTGCAACATCTTCTCTCATGTCACCATATGGCCTGTACAGCTACAGTTTACCATTCAGGCCACACTTCTCCAGCATCACCAGTTCGTCGAAACCAGCTGACAGCATAATCCTGGCATCATCTGAGAGCCTCTTGCGTCAAACTGCCTGGCATTCATCTGTCAATCACTGCCTCTGA